A section of the Kluyveromyces lactis strain NRRL Y-1140 chromosome F complete sequence genome encodes:
- the YCS4 gene encoding condensin subunit YCS4 (similar to uniprot|Q06156 Saccharomyces cerevisiae YLR272C YCS4 Protein required for accurate sister chromatid segregation) codes for MSNFQLTEYLSSFQSTDKSSYGALEAPGSTLNQVTDVLALNSEYEIADEIFETLTDLTHSYLHLNYNVKQQLVYLVSSCLSNLSALIQSNFQVDEEVLLSWKINLQKLGYLVHVLLIFIQDDLLNRTQQQQQQKKEETKLYSSLLEILLPSIIKLAQIPQLPKLFGTLLERDLFIGLFLKPLFTLVECESLIKINQITTMIIRTIAIFVKNDNQSQLVQNFIMANLTYFPQLTNFNAELLTYINDEFDYPQLTEDILRNISNKEFNAKDLSGPKSISNFLIKISELSPRIVLRQMTSIIRLLNNSSFTLRCSVVEACGNIVIDIASDPDLYQHYKQQNDTLIELLEERFQDSNPYVRCKAIQSCVKICDLKIKFNYHRLLITSLAVRSLQDKSSLVRRNAVKLLSQLLLTHPYDQMHGSQLKLRDWKQRLQDLESQNFDPDDEKVKLTRQYYKDAISFIDSLHNAIELCVPLLFSRNKSEVLETMDFLVLCDAFDLELSYIGVKKMLHLVWFKNSNDEGTNIADHLVSCYKQLFLTTPDHFNYKERSAFIANNLIKLTLDASISDLASLERLIGLIHDSKLIDYNDINALWLIFQSLLTGGRIGTTEFSSSQIHGAITVLGMLALADNEVGLHGLPFILKVGFDHGNLPIIKMTCIVLQRMVAPDHTEIPHQEEVLKNLHNLVISSTDDHDYYSMCEHAINAIFEISERPDIICNTLIKEKTMITFGELRNKNIEHSRSQAIVESRLASLCQLLFIVGQVCIKVIVFLEKSEAKFKKSKIQFETLKSAANENNNSDPDASVGNTTEQQKELDLIGGTNEDDFSDAIQYIKENELLFDPNSLLSKYGPLVEEIVTNYDKFNDKYLQRNAVLCLTKMMCVSSRFCEKYLSLLITIMERSPDPIIRSNAVLGLGDMAVCFNNLVDENTDFLYRRLHDENLMVQKTCLMTVTFLILAGQVKVKGQLAQMAILLDNSDQSISDMCKLFFTELSTKDNAIYNGFIDIFSGLSNDENLNKDSFKVIIKYLLTFIDKERHQKQLSEKLLGRLTKAENQKQWDDIAFVLNQLPTKSEKVQEVLEEGFKLVSARE; via the coding sequence atgtcaaatttTCAGCTCACGGAGTATCTTTCCTCGTTCCAATCCACAGATAAATCATCATACGGAGCCCTTGAAGCACCTGGTTCCACTCTCAATCAGGTAACGGATGTTTTAGCTTTAAATTCAGAGTATGAAATAGCAgatgaaatctttgagACACTAACAGATTTGACTCACTCGTATCTACATTTGAACTATAATGTGAAACAACAACTGGTATATTTGGTGTCCTCGTGCCTATCAAACTTATCAGCGCTGATCCAATCTAACTTTCAAGTCGATGAAGAGGTATTGCTCTCATGGAAGATCAACCTACAAAAACTTGGATACCTGGTACAtgttttgttgattttcaTTCAAGATGATTTGTTAAATCGAACtcagcaacagcagcaacagaagaaagaagaaacaaagcTATACTCCTCATTACTCGAAATATTGCTACCTAGTATCATAAAACTTGCACAGATACCACAGCTACCGAAACTTTTCGGAACCTTGTTGGAAAGAGATCTATTCATTGgtcttttcttgaaaccGCTTTTCACGTTAGTCGAATGTGAATCGCTAATCAAGATAAATCAAATCACCACCATGATAATTAGAACCATAGCTATATTTGTGAAAAATGACAACCAATCGCAACTAGTACAAAACTTCATTATGGCCAATCTAACTTATTTTCCTCAACTTACAAATTTTAACGCAGAACTATTGACCTATATCAATGATGAGTTCGACTATCCTCAACTTACCGAGGACATCTTGAGGAATATTAGTAACAAGGAGTTTAACGCGAAAGATTTGTCCGGACCAAAATCTATATCTAACTTTTTAATCAAGATATCTGAGTTATCCCCCAGAATTGTGCTGAGGCAAATGACGTCAATTATaagattgttgaataaCTCGTCATTTACATTGCGTTGTTCAGTGGTCGAAGCATGCGGAAATATTGTTATAGACATTGCATCTGACCCTGATCTATACCAACATTATAAACAGCAAAATGACACTTTAATTGAACTGCTTGAAGAGAGATTCCAAGATTCGAACCCTTATGTCAGGTGTAAAGCTATTCAATCATGTGTGAAAATATGTGACCTCAAAATTAAATTTAACTACCATAGACTGTTAATTACTTCCTTGGCGGTACGATCTTTGCAAGATAAATCATCATTGGTGAGAAGAAATGCTGTGAAATTGTTATCACAGTTGTTATTAACACATCCATATGATCAGATGCACGGGAGTCAATTAAAGTTACGTGATTGGAAGCAAAGACTGCAAGATCTAGAATCACAGAATTTCGACCCTGACGACGAAAAAGTGAAACTAACTCGCCAATATTATAAAGATGCCATCTCTTTTATTGACTCGTTGCATAACGCTATCGAACTCTGTGTGCCTTTGCTATTTTCTCGGAATAAGTCTGAAGTACTAGAAACGATGGATTTTCTTGTATTATGTGATGCTTTCGACTTGGAATTGAGTTATATTGGTGTCAAGAAAATGTTACATTTGGTTTGGTTCAAAAACTCTAATGATGAAGGAACGAACATTGCGGATCATTTAGTTTCTTGTTATAAACAGCTATTTCTTACCACTCCTGACCATTTTAACTATAAAGAAAGGTCCGCATTCATAGCTAACAACTTAATTAAGTTGACACTCGATGCATCCATATCAGACCTTGCCTCACTAGAAAGACTAATAGGATTAATACATGACAGCAAATTGATTGATTATAATGATATCAATGCGCTCTGGTTGATATTCCAAAGTCTGTTAACTGGAGGGCGGATCGGCACAACAGAATTTTCCTCTTCTCAAATCCATGGTGCAATAACTGTGCTAGGAATGTTGGCTCTTGCTGATAATGAAGTTGGATTACACGGCCTCCCTTTCATTTTAAAGGTTGGATTCGATCATGGCAATCTACCAATAATCAAAATGACTTGCATCGTTCTGCAAAGAATGGTGGCACCTGATCACACTGAAATTCCACACCAGGAGGAAGTATTGAAGAACCTTCACAATCTCGTCATTTCATCAACTGATGACCATGATTACTACTCAATGTGTGAGCATGCAATTAACGCAATTTTCGAAATTTCCGAAAGACCCGATATTATTTGCAATACCTTAATAAAGGAAAAGACTATGATAACTTTTGGCGAGCTTCGTAATAAGAATATTGAGCATTCAAGATCCCAAGCAATTGTTGAGTCTAGACTTGCTTCTCTTTGTCAGTTATTATTCATTGTGGGACAAGTGTGCATTAAGGTAATAGTATTTCTAGAAAAGAGTGAAgcaaaattcaaaaaatccAAGATACAATTCGAAACACTGAAATCGGCAGctaatgaaaacaataattCTGATCCTGATGCTTCTGTTGGAAATACCACAGAACAACAAAAGGAATTGGATCTCATCGGAGGTACTaacgaagatgatttcTCAGATGCGATTCAATATATTAAGGAAAACGAGCTATTATTTGATCCCAATTCCTTACTCTCTAAATATGGTCCATTGGTGGAGGAGATTGTTACAAACTATGATAAATTTAATGATAAGTATCTCCAGAGAAATGCTGTTTTGTGTTTGACAAAAATGATGTGCGTCTCATCTAGGTTCTGCGAGAAATATTTATCGCTTCTAATTACAATTATGGAGAGATCACCCGATCCTATTATTAGATCAAATGCTGTTCTAGGGCTTGGTGATATGGCTGTTTGCTTCAATAATCTggttgatgaaaatacaGATTTTTTGTACCGCCGTTTACATGATGAAAACCTCATGGTTCAGAAAACTTGTTTGATGACTGTGACATTTTTAATTTTAGCTGGGCAAGTGAAGGTCAAAGGACAATTAGCCCAAATGGCTATTCTCTTGGACAACTCAGATCAAAGTATAAGTGATATGTGCAAACTCTTCTTCACAGAATTATCAACCAAGGATAATGCTATCTATAATGGatttattgatattttcagtGGTCTATCCAACGACgagaatttgaacaagGACTCCTTCAAAGTGATCATAAAATACCTTCTAACGTTTATTGACAAAGAGCGTCACCAAAAGCAACTCAGTGAGAAATTGCTGGGCAGGCTCACTAAAGCTGAAAACCAGAAACAATGGGATGATATTGCTTTCGTGTTAAACCAGCTACCGACAAAATCCGAGAAGGTTCAGGAAGTTCTGGAGGAAGGATTCAAACTCGTTAGTGCTAGGGAATGA